A DNA window from Limanda limanda chromosome 6, fLimLim1.1, whole genome shotgun sequence contains the following coding sequences:
- the mrps23 gene encoding 28S ribosomal protein S23, mitochondrial encodes MAGSRLEKFGTVFTRVRDLMRSGVIQPAEKPIWYDVFQAFPPKRDPLHVKPRTRASSKKQETVPDIFYREDEIRAKFYEQYGVGPRPLDLTKSTFVSTCQRFVDKYTELQSHRELEESALFEETGKALLSEGIVLRRRGAPPVSAESKDPVLKLRLTDMLAEQQSVGLHNKETMDDPKQTQPIDPSNSNTIG; translated from the exons ATGGCGGGCAGCAGGTTGGAGAAGTTTGGAACTGTTTTCACCCG GGTTCGAGATCTGATGCGCTCTGGAGTCATTCAGCCAGCAGAGAAACCCATCTGGTATGATGTATTCCAGGCTTTTCCACCAAAGAGGGACCCACTTCACGTGAAGCCACGCACCAGAGCCAGCTCCAAGAAACAGGAAACGGTGCCTGATATCTTCTACAGAGAGGATGAAATCAGAGC GAAGTTCTATGAGCAGTATGGGGTAGGTCCTCGGCCTCTTGACCTCACCAAATCAACCTTTGTTTCTACGTGTCAGAG ATTTGTagacaaatacacagagttACAGAGCCACCGCGAGCTGGAAGAGTCTGCTCTGTTTGAGGAGACTGGCAAGGCTTTACTCTCAGAGGGCATCGtgttgaggaggagaggagcgccACCT GTGTCAGCAGAGTCCAAGGATCCTGTGCTCAAGCTGAGGCTAACAGACATGTTGGCTGAGCAGCAGTCAGTAGGTTTGCACAACAAGGAGACAATGGATGacccaaaacaaacacagcccATAGACCCCAGCAACTCAAACACCATTGGATGA